AAATGGCGAATATCCTGTTTTATTATTAGATGACGTACTTATGGAATTGGATGACTTTCGGCAACATTACCTTTTATTGCTAATAAATAACCATGTGCAGTCTTTTGTGACTACAACGGCAATGCCAGATAAAATTAGCCAATTTACAAATAGGGTATACTTAATAAATAACGGTATATTGAGGGAGGTTATTTAATTGTTTTTACACCTTGGCGGGGATGTTATTGTTCCTAAAAAGGATATAGTGGCAATTTTAGATATCAGATCACAATCTTCCGCTATAACCCGTGAATTTTTAGATATAGCCGAGGATGAAGGTTTTATTGTTAATATATCGGAACCGGGTAAAGAAAAAACTTATATTATCACGGGCAATGAAATATATTTATCACCAATTTCCTGTACTACACTAAAAAAACGAGCCTTATAAATATTAAATAATACAGAAACGGAGGATATTTCTTGTTGGATAATAACACCAGTTATGGTGCGAAGGATATTCAGGTACTGGAAGGACTGGAAGCTGTTCGGCGCAGGCCGGGGATGTATATTGGCAGTACTAGCGCCAGAGGGTTGCATCACCTTGTTTACGAGGTGGTGGATAATAGTATCGATGAGGCTATGGCAGGTTATTGCGATAAGATTGATGTTATTGTTCACCGTGATAATACAGTAACAGTTATCGATAATGGCCGTGGTATTCCCGTAGATATTCATCCCAAGACGGGTTTACCTGCTGTGGAGGTGGTGTTGACTGTTTTGCACGCCGGCGGCAAATTTGGCGGCGGCGGCTATAAAGTAAGCGGCGGTTTGCATGGAGTGGGTGTCTCTGTAGTGAATGCTTTATCGGAATGGCTGGAGGTAGAAGTACGCAGGGACGGTTTTATATACCACCAGCGCTTTGAAAGAGGTGTGCCGGTAACTAGCTTAAAGACTATAGGTAAAGCTGGCAACACCGGTGTTAAAATAACCTTCAAACCCGATCCGCAAATATTCGAGGAGTTGGAATTTAGTCAAGAAACACTGGTACAGCGTCTCAGAGAGCTTTCTTTTCTCTCTAAGGGAGTAAAAATAACTTATAATGACGAACGTATAGAACAGCAGTTTGTCTATCAACATAGTGGCGGTATTAAGGATTTTGTAGCGTACTTAAATAAAAATAAAAGCGCTCAGCATAAACCGGTATATTTTGAGGATGTTAAGGATCAAGTCATGGTTGAAGTAGCTTTTCAATATACCGATGGGTTTGTGGAAAATTTATTTTCCTATGTAAATAATATTCACACTATAGACGGCGGCACGCATGAAACAGGTTTTAGAACGGCTCTGACTCGTGTAATTAACGATTATGGGAAAAAGTACAATATCTTAAAAAACGGTATATCAAGTCTGTTGGGCGAAGATATACGCGAGGGTTTAACAACTATTATAAGCGTAAAGGTACCCGAGCCTCAGTTTGAGGGACAAACTAAAACAAAATTAGGCAACAGCGAAGTGCGCGGCATAGTGGATACTGTAGTTTCCGATAATTTAAGTGTTTTTTTAGAAGAAAATCCTTCTGTAGCCCGAAAAATTCTGGATAAATCAATTAGTGCCTCCAGGGCCAGGGAGGCGGCCCGTAAAGCGAGGGAATTAACCAGGCGCAAAACCGCTTTGGAAAGCTCCACTTTACCCGGAAAACTGGCTGACTGCTCGGAACGAGACCCATCCGCAAGCGAACTGTTTATTGTGGAAGGAGATTCGGCTGGAGGTTCGGCCAAACAAGGCAGGGACAGGCGTTATCAGGCCATACTTCCGCTGCGCGGTAAAATTTTAAATGTGGAGAAGTCCCGGTTGGATAAAATATTATCCAACGAGGAGATAAGAGCTTTAATTACAGCACTGGGTACGGGAATTGGTGATGATTTTAATATTGAAAAAGCCCGTTATCACAAAATTATTATCATGACCGATGCAGATGTGGACGGGGCCCATATTCGTACCTTACTTCTTACATTCTTTTACCGCTATATGCGGCAGCTAATTGAAAACGGTTATACTTATATTGCTCAACCGCCGTTGTTCCGGGTACGTAAAGATAAAAAAGAGCATTACGTTTATAATGATAAAGAATTAGAACAGCTGCTTGGTAGAATTGGACGCGATAAAATATCTTTACAAAGATATAAGGGTTTGGGGGAGATGGATCCCGAGCAGCTTTGGGATACTACTATGAACTTTGACACCCGTACCATATTGCAAGTACAATTGGAGGATGCTATTGAAGCCAATCAAATTTTTTCCATGCTTATGGGGGATAAAGTAGAACCACGCAGAGAGTTTATTCAAGAAAATGCCCGGGCGGTTAGAAATCTTGATATATAAATTATAATTATACTAAATAAATGTGATTTTATTTTAATATGAGGTGAAATATATTGCCTGCTTTAACTGGAAAAGTTGTTCCTATTAATATAAACGAGGAAATGAAGCATTCCTACCTGGATTATGCAATGAGCGTAATTGTGGGCAGGGCCTTACCCGATGTAAGAGATGGATTAAAACCCGTGCACCGCCGGATTCTTTATGCTATGCACACACTTGGTGTAACCCCGGATAAACCACACCGCAAATCAGCATATATAGTCGGTGAAGTAATGGCTAAATATCACCCCCATGGTGACGCGGCTATTTATGACACTTTGGTAAGGCTGGCTCAAAATTTTGCCTCGCGTTATCCCCTGGTAGACGGGCATGGTAACTTTGGGTCGGTAGATGGTGATTCCGCGGCAGCCATGCGTTATACTGAAGCCCGTTTATCTAAAATTACTACTCAAATGCTGGCTGATATTGATAAGGAAACGGTTGATTTTATACCAAATTATGATGAGAGTGGTAAGGAACCTGCTATTCTTCCCTCTCGTTTCCCTAATTTACTTGTTAATGGTTCCGCCGGCATAGCCGTGGGTATGGCCACTAATATTCCACCCCATAACCTAACTGAAGTTATTAATGGTTTTATTAAGCTGATAGATGATCCGCAGATTGATATCGCTGATTTAATGCAGTATATTAAAGGGCCGGATTTTCCCACCGGGGCTATTATTATGGGGCGTGATGGTATACGCTCGGCCTATAAAACCGGCAGAGGTACGGTTAAAGTCAGGGCTAAGACCGAAATAGAGGAAAGCGGAAAAAAAACCAGCATAATTGTCTCTGAGTTACCTTATCAAGTAAACAAAGCTCGGCTAATAGAAAAAATTGCTGAGTTGGTAAAAGATAAAAAAATAGATGGCATATCTGATTTACGGGATGAATCGGACCGGCATGGCATGCGAATCGTTATTGAATTACGCCGGGATGCCAATTCCAAAGTAATACTAAATCAACTGTATAAGCATACACAAATGCAGGATACATTTGGTGTTATTATGCTGGCTTTGGTTAATGGTGAACCTAAAGTTTTAAACTTAAGAGAACTATTGCATCACTATCTGGAGCATCAAAAGGAAATAATTATACGACGTACAAAGTATGACTTGCGCAAAGCTGAAGAAAGAGCTCACATAGTAGAGGGTTTGCGTATAGCATTAGCAAATTTGGATGAGGTAATTAAAATAATTCGTGGTTCCAAAAATATAGAAACAGCTCGGGAAAGTTTAATGAATAGGTTTAATTTTTCTGAGAAACAAGCCCAAGCAATTTTAGATATGCGTTTACATCGTCTGACAGGTTTGGAAAGAGAAAAATTAGAAACTGAATACAAAGAGTTAATTAAAAAAATAGAGTATTATCTTTCTGTGTTAGCAAATGAAAAAATGATCTTGGGTATTGTTAAAGAAGAAATACTGGCTATTAAGAATAAATATGGAGATGAACGTCGTACCGCTATTTCCAGTGAGAGTATAGACTTTGAAGATGAGGATTTAATTCCTGAAGAAGATGTAGTTATCGCCATAACTAATCAGGGCTATATAAAAAGAATGCCTTTGGATACATACCGCAGCCAGAGAAGAGGCGGACGCGGAATTAATGCTATGGGAATTAAAGAAGACGACTTTCTACAGCATTTATTTATTGCAACTACTCATCATTATTTTCTTTTTTTTACAAATAAAGGTAAAGTATATAGGCTAAAAGGATACGAGATTCCCGAGTCCGGTCGCCAGGCCCGGGGTACTGCTATTGTTAATTTACTTTATATAGATAAAGACGAATGTATTACCGCGGTTATACCTGTCAGGGAATTTGATAATAATTATTATTTGCTTATGGCTACTTGCCATGGAATTATTAAAAAAACACCTCTTAGTGAGTATGGTCATACCAAGCGTGATGGTATAAAAGCTCTTAATTTGGATGATGGGGATGCACTGGTTAATGCTTTATTAACCGATGGTACGGAGGAAGTTATTATTGGTACTAAAAATGGTTTAGCTATAAGATTTTCTGAAAAAGATGTGCGTTCTACCGGCAGGGTTACCAGAGGTGTTAAAGGAATTACTTTAAACAAACTTGATGAAGTAGTATCTATGGGTTTAATATGTGAAGATTCGGAATTACTGGTAGTAACCAGTAAAGGATATGGCAAACGAACTAAAATTAATGAGTATAGAACTCAATCCCGGGGTGGTAAGGGAATAATAAATATAAAATGTATGGAGCGAAACGGACTCGTTGTATCATTGCAGGTTGTAAAACCTGAAGATGAAGTATTAATGATTAGTGCGGATGGTATAATGATCCGGATTAAAGTAGATGATATATCTTTATTCGGACGTATTACCCAGGGGGTATTGTTGATGAAATTGGGTGAAGGTGATCATGTAGTGGCAGTAG
This genomic interval from Desulfoscipio sp. XC116 contains the following:
- a CDS encoding DUF370 domain-containing protein, which gives rise to MFLHLGGDVIVPKKDIVAILDIRSQSSAITREFLDIAEDEGFIVNISEPGKEKTYIITGNEIYLSPISCTTLKKRAL
- the gyrB gene encoding DNA topoisomerase (ATP-hydrolyzing) subunit B → MLDNNTSYGAKDIQVLEGLEAVRRRPGMYIGSTSARGLHHLVYEVVDNSIDEAMAGYCDKIDVIVHRDNTVTVIDNGRGIPVDIHPKTGLPAVEVVLTVLHAGGKFGGGGYKVSGGLHGVGVSVVNALSEWLEVEVRRDGFIYHQRFERGVPVTSLKTIGKAGNTGVKITFKPDPQIFEELEFSQETLVQRLRELSFLSKGVKITYNDERIEQQFVYQHSGGIKDFVAYLNKNKSAQHKPVYFEDVKDQVMVEVAFQYTDGFVENLFSYVNNIHTIDGGTHETGFRTALTRVINDYGKKYNILKNGISSLLGEDIREGLTTIISVKVPEPQFEGQTKTKLGNSEVRGIVDTVVSDNLSVFLEENPSVARKILDKSISASRAREAARKARELTRRKTALESSTLPGKLADCSERDPSASELFIVEGDSAGGSAKQGRDRRYQAILPLRGKILNVEKSRLDKILSNEEIRALITALGTGIGDDFNIEKARYHKIIIMTDADVDGAHIRTLLLTFFYRYMRQLIENGYTYIAQPPLFRVRKDKKEHYVYNDKELEQLLGRIGRDKISLQRYKGLGEMDPEQLWDTTMNFDTRTILQVQLEDAIEANQIFSMLMGDKVEPRREFIQENARAVRNLDI
- the gyrA gene encoding DNA gyrase subunit A yields the protein MPALTGKVVPININEEMKHSYLDYAMSVIVGRALPDVRDGLKPVHRRILYAMHTLGVTPDKPHRKSAYIVGEVMAKYHPHGDAAIYDTLVRLAQNFASRYPLVDGHGNFGSVDGDSAAAMRYTEARLSKITTQMLADIDKETVDFIPNYDESGKEPAILPSRFPNLLVNGSAGIAVGMATNIPPHNLTEVINGFIKLIDDPQIDIADLMQYIKGPDFPTGAIIMGRDGIRSAYKTGRGTVKVRAKTEIEESGKKTSIIVSELPYQVNKARLIEKIAELVKDKKIDGISDLRDESDRHGMRIVIELRRDANSKVILNQLYKHTQMQDTFGVIMLALVNGEPKVLNLRELLHHYLEHQKEIIIRRTKYDLRKAEERAHIVEGLRIALANLDEVIKIIRGSKNIETARESLMNRFNFSEKQAQAILDMRLHRLTGLEREKLETEYKELIKKIEYYLSVLANEKMILGIVKEEILAIKNKYGDERRTAISSESIDFEDEDLIPEEDVVIAITNQGYIKRMPLDTYRSQRRGGRGINAMGIKEDDFLQHLFIATTHHYFLFFTNKGKVYRLKGYEIPESGRQARGTAIVNLLYIDKDECITAVIPVREFDNNYYLLMATCHGIIKKTPLSEYGHTKRDGIKALNLDDGDALVNALLTDGTEEVIIGTKNGLAIRFSEKDVRSTGRVTRGVKGITLNKLDEVVSMGLICEDSELLVVTSKGYGKRTKINEYRTQSRGGKGIINIKCMERNGLVVSLQVVKPEDEVLMISADGIMIRIKVDDISLFGRITQGVLLMKLGEGDHVVAVAKVVSGED